One genomic region from Spirulina subsalsa PCC 9445 encodes:
- the cas7d gene encoding type I-D CRISPR-associated protein Cas7/Csc2: protein MALLKTVDAKFFHGEIPYKPMGKYVHFLTVRVTESYPLFQTDSELNKARVCAGINKRQTISRLSMFKRKQSTPERLVGRELLRKYEFMTAEECEYNVSFAMNNPDCIIYGFAIGDSGSEKSKVVVDTAFSITPFDESHETFTLNAPYENGTMASKGENGTKPGEVTSRINQQDHIRPQVFFPSIVTLKDPTEASFLYVFNNIMRTRHYGAQTTRTGRVRNELIGVVFADGEIVSNLRWTQAIYDRLPDEVLESLDPLDETLVIEQATAAIQTLMENEFIVHTDFIGESFQGLLAEVKTLTGTEQGILSILQQADREAKAYAERHIAKKKEKAKAKA from the coding sequence ATGGCTTTACTTAAAACTGTCGATGCTAAATTCTTTCATGGTGAAATTCCCTACAAACCAATGGGAAAATATGTTCACTTTCTGACCGTGCGTGTTACAGAATCTTACCCTCTTTTTCAAACAGATTCAGAGTTAAATAAAGCGCGAGTCTGTGCTGGAATCAACAAACGTCAAACCATTAGTCGTCTGTCTATGTTTAAGCGGAAACAGTCCACTCCAGAACGTTTGGTGGGACGGGAATTGCTGCGTAAGTATGAATTTATGACGGCCGAGGAGTGCGAATATAACGTCAGTTTTGCTATGAACAATCCTGATTGTATTATCTACGGATTTGCCATCGGGGATTCTGGTTCAGAAAAATCAAAAGTAGTGGTAGATACAGCTTTTTCTATTACGCCTTTTGATGAGTCTCACGAAACGTTTACACTTAATGCACCCTATGAAAATGGGACAATGGCATCTAAGGGAGAAAACGGCACAAAACCGGGGGAAGTTACCAGTCGGATTAACCAACAAGATCACATCCGTCCTCAAGTCTTTTTCCCCAGTATTGTCACATTGAAAGACCCAACAGAGGCAAGTTTTTTGTATGTGTTTAATAATATCATGCGGACTCGTCATTATGGGGCGCAAACAACCCGGACTGGACGGGTACGAAATGAACTCATTGGGGTAGTTTTTGCCGATGGAGAAATTGTCAGTAATTTACGCTGGACTCAAGCCATTTATGACCGTTTACCGGATGAGGTTTTAGAGTCTCTTGATCCTCTAGATGAAACGTTAGTTATTGAACAAGCAACAGCAGCAATTCAAACATTAATGGAGAATGAGTTTATTGTGCATACTGATTTTATTGGGGAAAGTTTTCAAGGGTTATTAGCTGAAGTTAAAACCTTGACGGGAACAGAGCAAGGGATTCTGTCTATTTTGCAACAGGCAGATCGTGAAGCGAAAGCTTATGCAGAGCGACATATTGCTAAAAAGAAAGAGAAAGCAAAAGCAAAAGCTTAA
- the cas10d gene encoding type I-D CRISPR-associated protein Cas10d/Csc3, which produces MARNKKQENPQQLSLDLTSTDPDSEYDDLDLDELTDDELGITDEDDRTIETPKELLTLKLLREAIKRQNPDDPIMNDFAEYVLPHLLRVGIGVTAKGGKFFEEIDRRRKAEGKEKVRRDNAGDQSLNTHLLNGLFPANLIEKRLEKLDTTIQRVVQPLQRKIAIAGFVLHDFEKFDYDAFPGLPEQYKIACRDFDTDIRKLSIPEHQEIFEHLVPALGIDQFLFPNAPEQWHEYLDDLLFIAYNAQRRNDTNLNLSEESLNPRLRDTILISLADLSCLADRLASIIKHPQDCEKDSLQNLLDSLSNSHLKFTYHSISENRGVLTNVVNNAVMEAHTALNTPEKIYYEPLLYLPTGVIYLASQDAPPIPTEDLPNRVVKTIQNLCRGELRRRQTGFGRDGKGMKYADYYSQFFDDMGLMQVALDATLRILNLGKKSVAKSRSENLSNFQKKEVLSPSDDFSFDDDIRIDQLAEFGDVVSRKIWGDRVSRIEVARKQHKKLPPLPDLDLVVEVAKFWQLEQYIPQIRQIQRINETLKELKLKGNTGGVPYEWYFLAAKYFQHHPGVENIRPIGEEVIQFIANKIDSTVLQYELPDGWEDIRAWVSQVVMLPHSKSAKTEAESPDIFLKELANYNTAKKAGRGKQLICSISHSAYTVTEQMESAVLFTPQVYTNKQMLGGSNAKRNISSIAGTEMMLRQILMNQTQAVGKRFEDGKYRYLYFYPTYYFTPETNRFLQQAYVNIAQTRFDTGVRNHFISQDLKANFTPSQYQTIDAFLIDEELQAKKDLPEKDPNHKYDRTFKLAYPEDKPLTFYFMALPPGRDPTDTESWVMPAWLAFAFPMILDVKTVVSESPIPPYRDGAEFEETVFLDSAPQAFRVLTGKDRFRLDSIVKSWQDESNNTYSAPLNILTAAYSIHLDVNSKRGKSGYDANWGKLTELAKDLETSPLAVFSYLKNWTRGKDTDSPSIQRIQLYTFDFYPCFDPYVRINHTTEAIKIEIMDNKSPLNHPKRLTELYRAFYRANKRYNPKANAVLKPIDIAADTILKAESTVFQGETLVAVVAAEVCKLMERVHSSTAEGRWVISDREEERQRVLEFARYFVVEVFEGAFKGDRARLAGRQLNLIRDTCEFLYRLEQDQENKRDKVKPDEEETES; this is translated from the coding sequence ATGGCTCGTAACAAAAAACAAGAAAACCCCCAACAACTCTCCTTAGATTTAACCTCAACGGATCCAGATTCAGAATATGATGATCTGGACTTAGATGAACTAACAGACGATGAATTAGGCATTACCGATGAAGATGACCGCACCATTGAAACTCCCAAGGAACTCTTAACCCTTAAACTGTTACGGGAAGCCATTAAACGGCAAAATCCAGATGATCCCATCATGAATGATTTTGCAGAATATGTCCTGCCTCATTTACTGCGCGTTGGGATTGGAGTTACTGCCAAAGGAGGCAAATTTTTTGAAGAAATTGATCGTCGTCGTAAGGCAGAAGGAAAAGAGAAAGTCCGACGAGATAATGCAGGAGATCAATCCTTAAATACTCATTTACTCAATGGATTATTTCCAGCAAACCTCATTGAAAAACGATTAGAAAAGCTAGATACAACTATCCAGCGCGTTGTTCAACCTCTGCAAAGAAAAATTGCTATTGCTGGATTTGTTCTCCATGACTTTGAAAAATTTGATTACGATGCTTTTCCTGGCCTACCAGAGCAATACAAAATTGCCTGTCGTGATTTTGATACTGATATTCGGAAACTTTCGATTCCTGAGCATCAAGAAATTTTTGAGCATCTTGTTCCCGCATTAGGGATTGATCAATTCCTCTTTCCTAATGCACCCGAACAGTGGCATGAGTATCTAGATGATTTACTTTTCATTGCCTATAATGCTCAACGTCGAAATGATACCAATTTGAATCTATCAGAAGAAAGTTTAAATCCTAGATTAAGAGATACAATCCTTATTAGTTTAGCTGATTTAAGCTGTCTAGCAGACCGTCTCGCTTCCATCATCAAACATCCTCAAGACTGTGAAAAAGATTCTTTACAAAATCTCCTAGATTCTCTCAGTAATAGCCATCTTAAATTTACTTATCACAGCATTTCAGAGAATCGAGGTGTGTTAACCAATGTTGTGAATAATGCAGTGATGGAAGCACATACTGCACTGAATACTCCTGAAAAAATTTACTATGAACCGCTCTTATATCTTCCAACTGGAGTCATTTATTTAGCCAGTCAAGATGCACCCCCCATTCCTACTGAAGACCTTCCAAATCGTGTTGTTAAAACTATTCAAAATTTGTGTCGGGGTGAATTGCGTCGTCGTCAAACTGGCTTTGGACGAGATGGAAAAGGGATGAAATATGCCGATTACTACAGCCAGTTTTTTGATGATATGGGATTAATGCAGGTGGCCTTAGATGCTACCTTACGCATCCTGAATCTCGGTAAAAAATCAGTGGCTAAAAGTCGCAGTGAAAACTTAAGCAATTTCCAGAAAAAGGAAGTTCTCTCACCATCAGATGATTTTAGTTTTGATGATGATATCCGCATTGACCAACTGGCAGAATTTGGGGATGTAGTCAGTCGCAAGATTTGGGGAGATCGGGTTTCTAGAATCGAAGTAGCACGCAAACAACATAAAAAGTTACCGCCACTTCCTGATTTAGATTTAGTCGTAGAAGTAGCTAAATTCTGGCAATTAGAGCAATATATTCCCCAAATTCGTCAAATTCAACGGATTAATGAAACCCTGAAAGAATTAAAACTCAAAGGCAATACTGGAGGAGTCCCTTACGAATGGTATTTTTTGGCGGCGAAATATTTCCAACATCATCCGGGAGTAGAAAATATTCGTCCCATTGGGGAAGAAGTAATTCAATTCATTGCAAATAAAATAGACTCAACTGTGTTACAATATGAATTGCCGGATGGTTGGGAAGATATCCGAGCATGGGTGAGTCAAGTGGTGATGTTACCCCATTCAAAATCAGCCAAGACTGAGGCAGAATCTCCTGACATATTCCTCAAAGAGTTAGCTAACTACAACACAGCGAAAAAAGCAGGACGGGGTAAACAATTAATCTGTTCTATTTCCCATTCTGCCTACACTGTAACTGAGCAAATGGAATCAGCCGTTTTGTTCACGCCTCAAGTTTATACCAATAAACAAATGCTAGGCGGATCTAATGCCAAGCGCAATATTTCCAGTATTGCGGGAACAGAGATGATGTTACGGCAGATTCTGATGAATCAAACCCAAGCTGTGGGGAAACGGTTTGAGGATGGAAAATATCGCTATCTCTACTTTTATCCCACCTACTACTTTACGCCAGAAACCAATCGCTTTTTACAGCAAGCTTATGTCAACATTGCTCAAACTCGTTTTGACACCGGAGTTCGCAATCACTTTATTAGTCAAGACTTGAAGGCTAATTTTACGCCGTCTCAATATCAAACCATTGATGCGTTTTTAATTGATGAAGAACTCCAAGCGAAAAAAGACCTACCTGAAAAAGACCCTAATCATAAATATGACCGGACGTTTAAACTCGCCTATCCTGAAGATAAACCTCTGACTTTTTACTTTATGGCACTCCCCCCCGGACGAGATCCAACGGATACAGAATCTTGGGTAATGCCAGCATGGTTAGCTTTTGCATTTCCCATGATTCTAGATGTCAAAACTGTTGTTTCTGAGTCTCCAATTCCCCCCTATCGGGATGGTGCAGAGTTTGAAGAAACGGTATTTCTCGACAGCGCACCCCAAGCATTTCGGGTCTTAACTGGAAAGGATCGTTTTCGTCTTGATTCTATTGTAAAATCTTGGCAAGATGAATCAAACAATACTTATTCTGCTCCCTTAAATATTTTGACTGCTGCCTATTCTATTCATTTGGATGTGAATAGTAAACGAGGGAAATCTGGCTATGATGCCAATTGGGGAAAATTGACAGAATTAGCGAAGGATCTTGAAACCAGTCCCCTTGCTGTTTTTTCTTACTTGAAAAATTGGACAAGGGGAAAAGATACAGACTCTCCCAGTATCCAACGCATTCAGTTATACACTTTTGACTTTTACCCTTGTTTTGATCCCTATGTTCGTATCAATCACACAACGGAGGCAATAAAAATTGAGATTATGGACAATAAATCCCCTTTGAATCACCCGAAACGTTTAACGGAACTCTATCGTGCTTTTTACCGTGCCAATAAACGTTATAATCCGAAAGCTAATGCTGTTTTGAAACCCATTGATATTGCAGCAGATACAATCCTCAAAGCGGAGTCAACGGTATTTCAGGGAGAAACCCTAGTTGCTGTCGTTGCTGCGGAAGTGTGCAAACTGATGGAGCGGGTGCATTCCTCCACCGCAGAAGGACGCTGGGTGATTTCTGATCGGGAAGAAGAACGTCAACGAGTGCTAGAGTTTGCGCGGTATTTCGTGGTTGAGGTGTTTGAGGGAGCATTTAAAGGCGATCGCGCACGTCTCGCAGGACGACAACTCAACCTCATCCGTGATACTTGCGAATTCCTCTATCGTCTGGAACAAGATCAGGAAAATAAGCGGGATAAAGTCAAACCAGACGAAGAAGAAACAGAATCTTAA
- the cas1d gene encoding type I-D CRISPR-associated endonuclease Cas1d encodes MGTVYVTQEDAFIGKTDERLTIKADQKQLLDIPLIKVEGIVALGRATVSPAVVTELLERKIPLSFLKVTGKYLGRLEPEMTKNIFVRKAQWEARGTDKAIQVVRGFIRGKLKNYKNALLRRDRQNSALNLKPTIQKLEQALNPLPKNDQIDSLRGLEGAGSAAYFTCFNQLIQNPLFSFKTRNRRPPTDPVNSLLSLGYALLRHDIQSAVNIVGFDPYLGYLHVPHYGRPALALDLMEEFRPLVVDAVVLASLNQQKLKPDHFSTESLSEAVSLTPEGLKIFLRLYEEKKQAKFKHPVLGRQCTYQESFEIQGRLLAKYLMAETEQYPPLILK; translated from the coding sequence ATGGGTACAGTCTACGTTACACAAGAAGATGCTTTTATTGGCAAAACCGATGAACGATTAACCATTAAAGCAGACCAAAAACAACTATTAGATATTCCTTTAATTAAAGTAGAAGGAATCGTTGCATTAGGACGTGCCACCGTCTCTCCTGCCGTCGTCACCGAATTATTAGAGCGCAAAATTCCCCTCAGTTTTCTTAAAGTAACCGGGAAATATTTAGGACGATTAGAACCCGAAATGACTAAAAATATCTTCGTCCGAAAAGCGCAATGGGAAGCCCGAGGAACAGATAAAGCCATTCAAGTTGTGCGGGGGTTTATTCGCGGAAAACTCAAGAATTATAAAAATGCGTTATTACGGCGCGATCGCCAAAATTCCGCCCTAAACCTTAAACCCACCATCCAGAAGCTAGAACAAGCCCTAAACCCCCTGCCCAAAAACGACCAGATAGACTCCTTACGCGGTCTAGAAGGGGCGGGAAGTGCCGCTTACTTCACCTGCTTTAATCAACTCATCCAAAACCCCTTATTTAGCTTTAAAACCCGCAATCGTCGCCCTCCTACTGATCCCGTTAACTCCTTATTGAGTCTGGGTTACGCTCTCCTACGTCATGATATCCAAAGCGCTGTTAATATCGTCGGATTTGACCCCTACCTAGGTTATCTTCACGTTCCCCATTACGGTCGTCCTGCCTTAGCCTTAGACCTCATGGAAGAGTTTCGCCCCCTCGTCGTTGATGCCGTCGTCCTAGCCAGTCTGAACCAACAAAAATTAAAACCAGACCATTTCAGCACAGAATCCTTAAGTGAAGCTGTTTCGTTAACCCCAGAAGGCTTAAAAATTTTCCTCCGTTTGTATGAAGAAAAAAAACAAGCTAAATTTAAGCATCCCGTCTTAGGTCGTCAATGTACCTATCAAGAATCCTTTGAAATTCAAGGACGTTTATTAGCTAAATACTTAATGGCAGAAACGGAGCAATATCCACCCCTCATTTTAAAGTAA
- a CDS encoding glycosyltransferase family 4 protein: protein MRILIYSYNYHPEPIGIAPLMTELAEGLVQRGHRVRVVTAMPWYPESEIYEPYRGKLYLTEERNGVKIQRCYVRCSPKRSLFNRALFELSFASLSFFQALMGWRPDVILLTVPGLPVGVPASLLGWIYRCPVVLNLQDILPDAAVHVGLITSKKAIAIFSALEKYNYWMARQISVIAEGFRDNLLEKGVADQKITLIPNWVKVDFIKPYPRDNNYFRSSYHLNDKFVVLYSGNIALTQGIETVIDAATYLQDTPDIQLVIVGEEKRLEKLEKYRQKQQVGNVTLCPFQPREKLPEMLSAADVGLVVQKSNVVAFNMPSKIQVLLSSGRAIIGSVPAIGTAAKALKASGGGVVIPPEDPAALAEAIRDLYNHPEKVKELGQNSRQYAIENYSFESALDRYEQLFQSFKQKLKP, encoded by the coding sequence ATGCGTATCCTGATCTACTCCTACAACTATCACCCAGAACCCATCGGCATCGCCCCCCTCATGACCGAATTAGCCGAGGGATTAGTGCAACGAGGGCATCGGGTGCGCGTTGTTACCGCCATGCCTTGGTACCCCGAAAGTGAAATTTATGAACCCTACCGGGGGAAACTCTACCTCACCGAAGAACGCAACGGGGTAAAAATTCAACGCTGTTATGTGCGTTGTAGCCCCAAACGCAGCCTGTTCAATCGGGCTCTCTTTGAACTCAGTTTCGCCAGTTTGAGTTTTTTTCAAGCCCTCATGGGATGGCGACCGGATGTTATCTTGCTCACCGTACCCGGTTTACCTGTGGGGGTGCCGGCCTCCCTATTGGGTTGGATTTATCGTTGCCCGGTAGTCTTAAATTTACAGGATATCCTGCCCGATGCCGCCGTTCATGTGGGGTTAATTACCAGCAAAAAAGCGATCGCCATTTTCTCCGCCCTCGAAAAATACAACTACTGGATGGCGCGCCAAATCAGCGTCATTGCCGAAGGATTCCGGGATAACCTCCTAGAAAAAGGTGTTGCTGACCAGAAAATCACCCTCATTCCCAACTGGGTGAAAGTCGATTTCATCAAACCCTACCCCCGGGACAACAACTATTTTCGCTCCTCTTACCACCTCAACGACAAATTTGTTGTCTTATACTCCGGTAACATTGCCCTCACCCAAGGCATAGAAACCGTCATTGATGCCGCCACCTACCTCCAAGATACCCCCGACATTCAACTGGTCATCGTTGGCGAAGAAAAGCGCCTAGAGAAACTGGAAAAATACCGCCAAAAACAACAAGTCGGCAACGTCACCCTCTGCCCCTTCCAGCCCCGAGAAAAACTACCCGAAATGCTCTCCGCCGCCGACGTGGGGCTAGTCGTCCAAAAGAGCAATGTGGTAGCCTTTAATATGCCCTCAAAAATTCAAGTCCTCCTCTCCAGTGGTCGCGCCATTATCGGTTCCGTCCCCGCCATTGGCACCGCCGCCAAAGCCCTCAAAGCCAGTGGAGGCGGCGTAGTGATTCCCCCCGAAGACCCAGCCGCCCTCGCCGAAGCCATCCGGGATCTGTATAATCATCCAGAGAAAGTCAAAGAATTAGGTCAAAATAGCCGTCAATACGCCATCGAAAATTATTCCTTCGAGTCCGCCCTAGACCGCTACGAACAACTGTTCCAAAGCTTCAAACAGAAGTTAAAACCCTAA
- the hepT gene encoding type VII toxin-antitoxin system HepT family RNase toxin, with product MKNLDINVVFVRIKKIQEYLTRLERYESMTLEEFLQDTDGQIIVERMIQLITEAALDINKYLFAQLGILKQRENWTNKEYFLEAAKYSILTSELAEKLAEAAGMRNVLVHLYLEIDPRKVFLGIHNTLKFYPLYLRQIADYLDTL from the coding sequence ATGAAAAATTTAGATATTAATGTTGTATTCGTGCGAATTAAGAAAATTCAAGAATATCTGACTCGCTTAGAACGCTATGAATCAATGACACTAGAAGAGTTTTTACAAGATACAGATGGACAAATAATTGTAGAGCGAATGATTCAACTCATTACTGAGGCAGCCTTAGATATTAATAAATATTTGTTCGCTCAACTTGGTATTTTGAAACAGCGAGAGAACTGGACAAATAAAGAATATTTCTTAGAAGCTGCTAAGTATAGCATTTTAACTTCTGAACTAGCAGAAAAACTCGCTGAAGCAGCAGGAATGCGTAATGTGTTAGTCCATTTGTATTTAGAGATTGATCCTAGAAAAGTTTTTCTAGGAATTCACAACACTCTAAAATTTTATCCGCTTTATTTGCGTCAAATTGCTGATTATTTAGATACACTTTAA
- the gyrB gene encoding DNA topoisomerase (ATP-hydrolyzing) subunit B: protein MTSSSSYSADQIQVLEGLEPVRKRPGMYIGSTGPRGLHHLVYEVVDNSIDEALAGYCTHIEVEINADGSVAVTDDGRGIPTDTHPTTGKSALETVMTVLHAGGKFGGGGYKVSGGLHGVGVSVVNALSAWVNVTVYRENKVFTQRYERGVPMGDLTEAPSKEKNRTGTAVCFLPDEQIFTETRDFDYNTLAGRLRELAYLNKGVRITFTDDRPAETRSESYCYEGGIREYVTYMTREKEALHPDIIYVEGERDGVTVEVALQWCIDAYSDNLLGFANNIRTIDGGTHLEGLKTVLTRTLNSVGRKRNKIKENESNLAGENVREGLTGVISVKVPDPEFEGQTKTKLGNTEVRGIVDSLVGEVLNEYLEFNPQVADSIIEKAVQAYKAAEAARRARELVRRKSVLESSPLPGKLADCSTRDPSESEIFIVEGDSAGGSAKQGRDRRFQAILPLRGKILNIEKTDDAKIYKNAEIQSLITALGLGIKGEEFDPSNLRYHRVVLMTDADVDGAHIRTLLLTFFYRYQRELVDQGYVYIACPPLYKLERGRSHQYLYSDRELQQAIAQFPANANYTIQRFKGLGEMMPQQLWETTMNPETRMLKRVDIEDAAKAENMFTTLMGDKVAPRREYIETHGPRLNLTDLDI, encoded by the coding sequence ATGACTAGCAGCAGCAGTTATAGCGCCGACCAGATTCAAGTTCTAGAAGGTCTAGAGCCAGTGCGGAAACGCCCCGGGATGTATATAGGCTCAACCGGTCCCCGTGGCCTCCACCACTTAGTTTACGAAGTGGTGGACAACTCCATTGACGAAGCCTTAGCAGGCTATTGTACCCATATTGAAGTCGAAATTAATGCCGACGGTTCTGTTGCAGTCACTGATGACGGACGGGGCATTCCCACCGACACCCACCCCACCACCGGGAAATCCGCCCTAGAAACCGTGATGACAGTGTTACACGCAGGGGGGAAATTTGGCGGAGGCGGGTATAAAGTCTCAGGGGGATTACACGGGGTTGGGGTGTCTGTGGTCAATGCCCTTTCCGCTTGGGTGAATGTTACAGTTTACCGCGAGAATAAAGTGTTCACCCAACGCTATGAACGAGGCGTGCCGATGGGGGATCTCACCGAGGCTCCCAGCAAGGAGAAAAACCGCACGGGGACAGCTGTTTGTTTCCTCCCCGATGAGCAAATTTTCACCGAAACCCGAGATTTTGACTACAACACCCTCGCCGGACGATTGCGGGAGTTAGCTTATTTAAATAAAGGGGTACGGATTACCTTTACTGACGACCGCCCCGCCGAAACCCGCAGCGAAAGCTATTGTTATGAGGGGGGGATTCGGGAATATGTGACCTATATGACGCGGGAGAAAGAGGCTCTACACCCGGATATTATTTATGTGGAAGGAGAACGGGATGGTGTGACCGTTGAGGTGGCGCTTCAGTGGTGTATTGATGCCTACAGTGATAATTTATTGGGCTTTGCCAATAATATCCGCACTATTGACGGGGGAACCCATTTAGAGGGCTTAAAGACGGTTTTAACCCGCACGTTGAATTCTGTGGGGCGCAAGCGCAACAAGATTAAAGAGAATGAGTCCAATTTAGCCGGGGAGAATGTGCGGGAGGGCTTAACGGGGGTGATTTCCGTGAAGGTTCCGGACCCGGAATTTGAGGGACAAACTAAAACCAAGTTAGGGAATACGGAAGTCCGGGGGATTGTGGATTCTCTGGTGGGGGAAGTCCTCAATGAGTATTTAGAGTTTAACCCCCAAGTGGCCGACTCGATTATTGAGAAGGCGGTGCAGGCTTATAAGGCGGCGGAAGCGGCACGACGGGCGCGGGAGTTGGTGCGTCGGAAGTCGGTGTTAGAATCTTCTCCGTTGCCGGGGAAATTGGCGGATTGTAGTACGAGGGATCCGTCTGAGTCGGAGATTTTCATTGTGGAAGGGGATTCGGCCGGAGGTTCAGCAAAACAAGGACGCGATCGCCGTTTTCAGGCCATTCTCCCGTTACGGGGTAAAATCCTGAACATTGAAAAAACCGATGACGCGAAAATCTATAAAAACGCTGAGATTCAATCCCTAATCACAGCCCTCGGATTAGGCATTAAAGGGGAAGAATTTGATCCCTCTAACCTGCGTTATCATCGCGTGGTCTTAATGACTGACGCGGACGTAGACGGGGCGCATATTCGCACCTTGTTACTGACCTTTTTCTACCGCTATCAACGGGAATTAGTCGATCAGGGGTATGTGTATATTGCCTGTCCGCCCCTGTATAAGCTAGAACGCGGCCGCAGTCATCAATACTTGTATAGCGATCGGGAATTACAACAGGCGATCGCACAATTCCCCGCCAACGCCAACTACACCATCCAACGATTCAAAGGGTTAGGGGAAATGATGCCCCAACAGCTTTGGGAAACCACCATGAATCCTGAAACCCGAATGCTCAAACGAGTAGACATTGAAGATGCCGCCAAAGCCGAAAATATGTTCACCACCCTAATGGGCGATAAAGTCGCCCCCCGACGGGAATATATCGAAACCCACGGCCCTCGTCTCAACCTCACGGATCTCGATATTTAG
- the cas2 gene encoding CRISPR-associated endonuclease Cas2, whose product MFVVVSYDISEDKRRTKIHNILKSYGQWMQYSVFECDLTPTQYAKLRSRLNKIINSETDSIRFYFLCGCCQGKVERIGGEAVRDATVFFA is encoded by the coding sequence ATGTTTGTTGTTGTGAGTTACGATATCTCCGAGGATAAACGCCGCACCAAAATTCATAATATCCTTAAATCCTATGGACAATGGATGCAATACAGCGTCTTTGAGTGCGATTTAACCCCTACCCAGTATGCTAAACTGCGATCGCGCCTCAACAAAATCATCAACTCCGAGACAGACAGCATCCGCTTCTACTTCCTCTGTGGTTGCTGTCAAGGCAAGGTAGAACGCATCGGAGGAGAAGCGGTGCGAGATGCTACCGTCTTTTTTGCCTAG
- the cas4 gene encoding CRISPR-associated protein Cas4, whose translation MNLTDEYIPIAALNQYSYCPHRYWRMFEAGEFTDNQYTIEGTSLHDRVHQFGTANQGETWQIRSIWLKSEQYQLIGKADLIEAEGGQFYPIEYKRGKKGEWGNDALQVCAQALCLEEMTGQKIALGYLYYAQSHQRQGVQILGELREEAIAILQKIHQISQTGEIPKPNYSKRCKGCSLYQNCLPQAVKKVNTYHEEP comes from the coding sequence ATGAATCTAACAGATGAATACATCCCCATTGCGGCTTTAAATCAGTATAGCTATTGTCCCCATCGCTATTGGCGAATGTTTGAAGCAGGAGAATTTACCGACAATCAATACACTATTGAAGGGACAAGTTTACATGATCGCGTTCACCAATTCGGCACAGCCAATCAAGGGGAAACTTGGCAAATTCGCTCCATTTGGCTCAAATCAGAGCAATATCAACTCATCGGAAAAGCAGACTTAATTGAAGCAGAAGGAGGGCAATTCTACCCCATTGAATATAAACGGGGGAAAAAGGGAGAGTGGGGAAATGATGCTTTGCAAGTATGCGCACAAGCACTGTGTTTAGAGGAAATGACGGGACAAAAGATTGCGTTAGGGTATCTCTATTATGCCCAGTCTCACCAACGGCAAGGGGTGCAAATTTTGGGGGAATTACGGGAAGAGGCGATCGCAATTCTCCAAAAAATTCACCAAATCAGCCAAACCGGGGAAATCCCAAAACCCAATTATAGCAAGCGTTGTAAGGGATGCAGTTTGTATCAGAATTGTCTCCCCCAAGCGGTAAAAAAAGTCAACACCTATCACGAGGAACCGTAA
- the cas5d gene encoding type I-D CRISPR-associated protein Cas5/Csc1, with amino-acid sequence MYIYRCLIELHDSLYFATREIGRLYETEPVLHNYALCYALGLVDSDRHHTRVASPEQEYRYFCPTQVPQYEEHLTPLNEQKIYVTPAHSCSHTAVLNTWKYANNNYHVEMEKTQKNIPSFGRAKEIAPESVFECFVISANPLKLPKWIRLGKWSSKAEVNVKELPKPRQKSGIFLYPNALNPLDVMFSHQVVSYDVINMPPVSLIRNVTLQGEYYEIESLKIPATMTYRFSH; translated from the coding sequence ATGTACATTTATCGCTGTTTAATTGAATTGCATGATAGTCTCTATTTTGCAACGCGAGAAATAGGCAGATTATATGAAACTGAACCTGTTTTACATAATTATGCTTTGTGTTATGCGTTGGGATTAGTGGATAGCGATCGCCATCATACCCGTGTAGCGTCTCCAGAGCAAGAATACCGCTACTTCTGCCCGACACAAGTTCCGCAATATGAAGAACACCTGACCCCCCTCAATGAACAAAAAATTTATGTAACTCCCGCTCATTCTTGTTCCCATACGGCTGTTTTAAACACTTGGAAATATGCCAATAATAACTACCATGTCGAAATGGAAAAAACTCAGAAAAATATTCCGAGTTTTGGCAGAGCAAAAGAAATTGCACCAGAGAGTGTTTTTGAGTGTTTTGTCATATCTGCTAACCCTCTAAAACTGCCTAAATGGATTCGTTTAGGGAAATGGTCAAGTAAAGCAGAAGTAAACGTTAAAGAATTACCAAAACCTCGTCAAAAATCTGGAATCTTTTTATATCCCAATGCCCTCAATCCTTTAGATGTCATGTTTAGTCATCAAGTAGTTAGCTATGATGTGATTAATATGCCCCCAGTTAGCCTCATTCGCAATGTGACGCTACAAGGGGAATACTACGAAATAGAAAGCTTAAAAATTCCCGCCACTATGACCTACCGTTTCAGTCATTAA